The proteins below come from a single Takifugu flavidus isolate HTHZ2018 chromosome 6, ASM371156v2, whole genome shotgun sequence genomic window:
- the LOC130527382 gene encoding spectrin beta chain, non-erythrocytic 1-like isoform X1, whose protein sequence is MMTTVASEFDHMELQQQYSSIDTVNNRWDDDWDNENSSARLFERSRIKALADEREAVQKKTFTKWVNSHLSRVSCRITDLYMDLRDGRMLIKLLEVLSGERLPKPTKGRMRIHCLENVDKALQFLKEQRVHLENMGSHDIVDGNHRLTLGLIWTIILRFQIQDISVETEDNKEKRSAKDALLLWCQMKTAGYPNVNIHNFTTSWRDGMAFNALIHKHRPDLVDFDKLKKSNAHYNLQNAFNLAEQHLGLTKLLDPEDISVDHPDEKSVITYVVTYYHYFSKMKALKVEGKRIGKVLDHAIEAEKMIEKYECLASDLLEWIEQTIIILNNRKFANSLIGVQQQLQAFNTYRTVEKPPKFTEKGNLEVLLFTIQSKMRANNQKVYMPREGKLISDINKAWERLEKAEHERELALRTELIRQEKLEQLARRFDRKAAMRETWLSENQRLVSQDNFGFDLQAVEAATKKHEAIETDIAAYEERVQAVVAVAKELEVESYNDIKRITARKDNVIRLWEYLLELLKARRQRLEMNLGLQRVFQEMLYIMDWMDEMKMLLLSQDYGKHLLGVEDLLQKHALVEADISIQAERVKVVNTSAKKYAITNEGYKPCDPQVIQDRVSHLEFSYQELTQLAAERRARLEESRRLWKFFWEMAEEEGWIREKEQILSTDERGKDLTGALRLLSQQRALEDEMSGRAGHFQHTMAEGRAMVEAHHFAATKIQDRLDDLQAQWAALERLAAVRKNCLEEALVLHQFQADADDVDTWMLDALRIVSSGETGHDEFSTQALVRKHKDAAAEVSSYRSVIDSLHEQASSLPREEDQDVHARLVGIEERYKEVSELTKLRKQALQDALALYKMFSEANACEVWIDEKEQWLNSMEIPEKLEDLEVVQHRFESLEPEMNNQASRVAVVNQIARQLMHNGHPSEKDIRTQQDKLNNRWSQFRDLVDQKKDSLNSALGVQNYHLECNETKSWIIEKTKVIESTQELGNDLTGVMALQRKLTGMERDLAAIEDKLRDLRGEAQQLGEQHPDQAKAITGQLVEISTVWDEMKNTLKNREESLGEARKLQQFLRELDDFQSWLSRTQTAIASEDMPNTLAEAEKLMAQHEGIKNEIHNYEEDYQKMRDMGEMVTQGQTDAQYMFLRQRLQALDTGWNELHKMWENRQNLLSQSHAYQLFLRDTKQAEAFLNNQEYVLAHTEMPTTLEGAEAAIKIHEDFMTTMDANEDKINFVVEAGRRLTSDGNINADRIQERVASIDGRQRRNREAAVELLMRLKDNRDLQKFLQDCQELSLWINEKMLSAQDMSYDEARNLHSKWLKHQAFMAELQSNKEWLQKIQKNGMLLVSEKPETEKVVKQKMMVLQTMWEELESTTQTKAQCLFDANKAELFTQSCADLDKWMGGLEGQIQSDDYGKDLTSVSILLKKQQMLENQVEVRQREVVELQSQVKALSQEVKDTDEVDGRRQLLEKKFQELLEPLQRRRNLLLASREVHQFNRDVEDEILWVQERMAIATSTEHGYNLQTVQLLIKKNQTLQKEIQGHQPRTDDIMERSHSLLQDEASGTSGIQQRLMELQELWSQLRKEVELRHSRLQEAHNAQQYYFDAAEAEAWMSEQELYMMSEEKAKDEQSAVTMQKKHQVVEQAVEDYAETVHQLSKTSRGLVAEGHPESERISMRQSQVDKLYAGLKDLSEERRGKLDERLRLFQLNREVDDLEQWIAEREVVAGSHELGQDYEHVTMLQERFREFARDTGNIGQERVDTVNRLADELINSGHGDAATVAEWKDGLNEAWADLLELIDTRTQILAASFELHKFYHDAKEILGRIVDKQKKLPEEDGRDQNTVETLQRMHTTFEHDIQALGTQVRQLQEDAVRLQSAYAGDKADDIQRRESEVLEAWRSLLEACDERRLRLLDTGDKFRFFSMVRDLMLWMEDVIRLIEAQEVPRDVSSVELLMNNHQGIKAEIDARNDIFTSCIELGKTLLARKHYAAEEIKEKLLQLTDKRKEMIDKWEDRWEWLRLILEVHQFSRDAGVAEAWLLGQEPYLASREMGQSVDEVEKLIKRHEAFEKSAATWEERFSALERLTTMELLEVRRQQEEEERKRKPPPPELSVTPQEAEFQKQSVPASLNGLPSDQDFPLTQDGVDSVDVINGVAERSSKEPSPGASPTTGRKKKMSQSSTLPSKNQDLIGPSQLEGLLHRKHEWEGHNKKASNRSWHNVYCVITNGEMGFYKDSKAAAQGVSYHNEVPVSLKEATCDIASDYKKKKHVFKLRLTDGNEYLFQAKDEEEMSSWIQAILNTASGDHGSSPNTPPLGRAQTMPPAVTLASESSPGKREKEKEKEKRFSLFSKKKQ, encoded by the exons ATGATGACGACAGTGGCCTCTGAGTTCGACCacatggagctgcagcagcagtacagcagcatcGACACCGTCAACAACCGCTGGGACGATGACTGGGACAACGAGAACAGCTCGGCTCGCCTTTTTGAGCGTTCGCGCATCAAGGCACTCGCAG ATGAGCGTGAAGCGGTGCAGAAGAAGACCTTCACTAAGTGGGTGAACTCTCACCTGTCCAGAGTGTCCTGCAGGATCACAGACCTCTACATGGACCTGAGAGATGGACGCATGCTGATCAAACTTTTGGAGGTTCTGTCAGGAGAGCGACTG CCAAAACCTACCAAAGGTCGGATGCGTATTCACTGTCTGGAAAATGTGGACAAAGCTCTGCAGTTCCTAAAGGAGCAGAGGGTGCACCTGGAAAACATGGGCTCTCATGATATTGTCGATGGCAACCACCGGCTGACACTGGGTCTCATCTGGACCATTATTCTCCGTTTCCAG ATTCAGGACATCAGTGTGGAGACCGAAGACAACAAGGAGAAGCGATCAGCTAAagatgctctgctgctctggtgtcAGATGAAGACAGCAGG ATATCCCAACGTCAACATACATAACTTCACCACTAGTTGGAGGGACGGGATGGCCTTTAATGCTCTGATCCACAAGCACAG ACCTGATCTGGTTGACTTTGACAAGCTGAAGAAGTCCAATGCTCACTACAACCTTCAAAATGCCTTCAACCTGGCTGAACAGCACCTGGGACTCACCAAGCTTCTGGACCCTGAAG ACATCAGCGTGGATCATCCTGACGAGAAGTCGGTCATCACCTACGTGGTCACCTACTATCACTATTTCTCAAAAATGAAGGCGCTAAAAGTGGAGGGCAAACGTATTGGCAAG GTTTTGGACCATGCCATCGAGGCTGAGAAGATGATTGAGAAGTACGAGTGTCTGGCTTCAGACCTGCTAGAATGGATTGAACAAACCATCATCATCCTGAACAACCGCAAGTTTGCCAACTCTCTGATtggagtccagcagcagcttcaggcctTCAACACCTACAGAACTGTGGAGAAACCTCCAAA GTTCACAGAGAAGGGGAACCTGGAGGTTCTTCTCTTCACCATTCAGAGTAAGATGAGAGCTAACAACCAGAAGGTCTACATGCCCCGAGAGGGAAAACTCATTTCAGACATCAACAAG GCCTGGGAGCGACTGGAGAAGGCAGAACACGAGAGGGAGCTGGCTCTGAGAACAGAACTTATTCGTCAGGAGAAACTGGAACAACTTGCCAGGCGTTTTGACCGCAAGGCTGCCATGAGAGAGACCTGGCTCAGTGAAAACCAGAGACTGGTCTCACAG GACAACTTTGGGTTTGACCTTCAGGCCGTGGAGGCAGCTACTAAGAAGCATGAGGCCATTGAGACAGACATTGCGGCGTATGAGGAGCGGGTCCAGGCTGTTGTCGCTGTGGCGAAAGAGCTGGAGGTTGAGAGCTATAATGACATTAAACGCATCACTGCCAGAAAGGACAATGTCATCCGGCTGTGGGAAtatctgctggagctgctgaaggcccGGAGACAAAGGCTGGAAATGAACCTGGGCCTTCAGAGAGTTTTCCAGGAGATGCTCTACATAATGGACTGGATGGATGAGATGAAG atgttgctgctgtctcaAGATTATGGGAAACATCTGTTGGGTGtggaggacctgctgcagaaacatgcTCTTGTGGAGGCTGACATTTCTATCCAGGCTGAGAGGGTGAAGGTTGTTAACACCAGTGCCAAGAAGTATGCAATCACCAACGAGG gctACAAGCCTTGTGACCCACAGGTCATCCAGGACAGAGTTTCCCACCTGGAGTTCAGCTACCAGGAGTTGACCCAACTGGCCGCGGAACGCCGTGCCCGCTTGGAAGAATCTCGACGACTTTGGAAGTTCTTTTGGGAAATGGCTGAGGAAGAGGGCTGGATTCGTGAGAAGGAGCAGATTCTGTCCACCGATGAGCGCGGCAAGGATCTGACGGGGGCGTTGCGCCTTCTCAGTCAGCAGCGAGCTCTGGAGGACGAGATGAGCGGCCGTGCTGGCCATTTCCAGCACACCATGGCAGAGGGTCGGGCTATGGTGGAGGCCCACCACTTTGCTGCTACCAAAATCCAGGATCGCTTGGATGACCTGCAGGCACAGTGGGCAGCGCTGGAGCGCCTGGCAGCTGTGAGGAAGAActgtctggaggaggctctggTGCTGCACCAGTTCCAGGCTGACGCAGATGACGTGGATACCTGGATGTTGGATGCTCTGCGAATCGTTTCCAGTGGGGAAACGGGCCATGATGAGTTCTCCACACAAGCTCTGGTCAGAAAACACAAGGATGCTGCAGCCGAGGTAAGCAGCTACCGGTCTGTCATCGACTCCCTCCACGAGCAAGCTTCCTCCCTGCCAagagaggaggaccaggacgtGCACGCTCGTTTGGTTGGCATTGAGGAGCGGTACAAGGAAGTGTCGGAACTGACGAAACTGAGGAAGCAGGCACTGCAGGATGCTCTGGCCCTCTACAAAATGTTCAGTGAGGCCAACGCGTGTGAGGTCTGGATCGATGAGAAGGAGCAGTGGCTAAACAGCATGGAGATCCCTGAAAAACTGGAAGACCTGGAAGTGGTCCAGCACAG GTTTGAAAGTCTGGAGCCGGAGATGAACAACCAGGCATCTCGGGTTGCTGTGGTGAACCAGATCGCTCGACAGCTGATGCACAACGGTCACCCCAGTGAAAAGGACATCAGGACACAACAGGACAAACTCAATAACAG GTGGAGCCAGTTCCGTGATCTAGTGGACCAGAAGAAGGATTCTCTGAATTCTGCTTTAGGAGTTCAGAACTACCACCTTGAGTGCAATGAGACCAAGTCCTGGATCATAGAGAAGACCAAGGTCATTGAGTCCACCCAGGAGCTGGGCAATGACCTCACTGGAGTAATGGCACTGCAGCGCAAACTAACAGGAATGGAGCGTGACCTGGCTGCCATCGAGGATAAACTGAGAGATCTGCGAGGTGAGGCTCAGCAACTGGGAGAGCAGCATCCTGACCAGGCCAAGGCCATCACAGGGCAGCTTGTGGAGATTAGCACAGTTTGGGATGAGATGAAGAACACCCTGAAGAACCGCGAGGAGTCTTTGGGTGAGGCAAGAAAACTGCAGCAGTTTCTGCGTGAGCTAGATGACTTTCAGTCGTGGCTCTCGCGCACTCAGACAGCCATTGCCTCTGAGGACATGCCCAACACTCTGGCTGAGGCAGAGAAACTAATGGCCCAGCATGAAGGAATCAAGAATGAGATCCACAACTATGAGGAGGACTATCAGAAAATGCGGGACATGGGAGAGATGGTAACTCAGGGCCAGACAGATGCACAGTACATGTTCCTGAGACAACGGCTGCAGGCCCTCGATACTGGCTGGAACGAGCTGCACAAGATGTGGGAGAACCGGCAGAACTTGCTGTCCCAGTCTCACGCATACCAGCTGTTCCTCAGGGACACTAAGCAAGCTGAGGCCTTCCTCAACAACCAG GAATACGTCCTGGCTCATACGGAAATGCCAACAACTTTAGAAGGTGCAGAAGCTGCCATAAAGATACATGAGGACTTCATGACCACTATGGATGCCAACGAAGATAAAATTAATTTCGTAGTGGAGGCCGGCAGAAGACTCACCAGTGATGGCAACATCAACGCTGATCGGATACAGGAGAGAGTGGCCTCCATTGACGGCAG ACAAAGGAGAAATCGAGAGGCTGCAGTTGAGCTACTGATGAGACTGAAGGACAACAGAGACCTGCAGAAGTTTTTACAAGACTGCCAAGAG TTGTCTCTGTGGATCAATGAGAAGATGCTCTCCGCTCAGGACATGAGCTACGACGAGGCCCGGAATCTGCACAGCAAGTGGCTGAAACACCAGGCCTTCATGGCTGAGCTGCAGTCCAACAAAGAATGGCTCCAGAAGATCCAGAAG AATGGCATGTTGCTGGTATCTGAGAaaccagagacagaaaaagtgGTGAAGCAGAAGATGATGGTGCTGCAGACGATGTGGGAGGAGCTGGAGTCCACCACTCAGACCAAAGCTCAGTGCCTGTTCGATGCCAACAAAGCAGAGCTGTTCACACAGAGCTGTGCTGATCTGGACAAGTGGATGGGTGGCCTGGAGGGTCAGATCCAGTCTGACGACTACGGTAAAGACCTGACGTCTGTCAGTATTCTGCTCAAGAAGCAGCAG ATGTTGGAGAACCAGGTGGAGGTGCGTCAGcgggaggtggtggagctgcagagccAGGTAAAGGCACTCAGTCAGGAGGTGAAGGACACCGACGAGGTGGATGGACGGcggcagctgctggagaagaagtTTCAGGAGCTGTTGGAGCCACTGCAACGGCGGAGGAACCTGCTGTTGGCATCCAGAGAAGTTCACCAGTTTAATCGTGACGTTGAGGATGAGATT ctgtgggTTCAGGAAAGAATGGCAATCGCAACTTCTACTGAACATGGATACAATCTACAGACAGTCCAGCTCCTCATCAAAAAGAACCAG actCTGCAGAAGGAGATCCAGGGTCATCAGCCTCGCACTGATGACATTATGGAGCGTAGCCACAGCCTTCTGCAGGATGAGGCCTCGGGCACCAGTGGAATCCAGCAGCGCCTGATGGAactgcaggagctctggagTCAGTTGAGAAAGGAGGTAGAGCTCCGCCATAGTCGCCTGCAGGAGGCACACAATGCCCAGCAGTACTACTTtgatgcagcagaagctgaggcCTGGATGAGTGAGCAGGAGCTGTACATGATGTCAGAGGAGAAAGCTAAG GATGAGCAGAGCGCCGTCACCATGCAGAAAAAGCATCAGGTTGTGGAACAGGCCGTGGAGGACTATGCTGAGACAGTTCACCAGCTGTCCAAGACCAGCAGAGGCCTGGTGGCTGAGGGACATCCTGAGAG TGAGCGAATCAGCATGCGGCAATCACAGGTCGATAAACTGTATGCTGGCCTGAAGGACCTATCGGAAGAGAGGCGGGGAAAACTAGATGAGAGGCTCCGCCTCTTCCAGCTAAACCGAGAGGTAGACGACCTGGAGCAGTGGATTGCTGAGCGGGAGGTGGTGGCTGGATCACATGAGCTTGGACAGGACTATGAACACGTGACG ATGTTGCAGGAACGTTTCCGGGAGTTCGCCCGTGACACCGGGAACATCGGTCAGGAGCGTGTGGACACCGTCAACCGTCTTGCAGATGAGCTAATTAACAGTGGTCATGGTGATGCGGCGACGGTTGCGGAGTGGAAGGACGGGCTAAACGAGGCGTGGGCGGACCTGCTGGAGCTCATTGACACCAGGACACAGATCCTCGCTGCTTCCTTTGAGCTTCACAAGTTTTACCACGACGCCAAGGAAATTCTGGGACGTATCGTGGACAAGCAGAAAAAGCTGCCAGAGGAGGACGGTCGTGATCAAAACACAGTGGAGACTCTTCAGAGGATGCACACCACCTTCGAACATGACATCCAGGCTCTGGGAACACAG gtgagacagctgcaggaggatgCGGTCCGCCTTCAGTCAGCATATGCTGGAGACAAAGCAGATGACATTCAGCGCAGAGAGAGCGAGGTACTGGAAGCCTGGAGGAGTCTGCTGGAGGCCTGTGATGAGCGCAGACTCCGCCTTCTCGACACTGGTGACAAGTTCAGGTTCTTCAGCATGGTGAGGGACCTCATGCTGTGGATGGAGGATGTGATCCGTCTCATAGAGGCTCAAGAGGTTCCCAG agatgTGTCTTCAGTTGAGCTCCTGATGAACAACCACCAGGGTATCAAGGCTGAGATAGATGCACGAAACGACATCTTCACTTCCTGCATCGAGCTGGGCAAAACTCTGCTGGCCAGGAAGCACTACGCggctgaggag AttaaagagaagctgctgcagctgacagataAGAGGAAAGAGATGATTGACAAGTGGGAGGATCGGTGGGAGTGGCTACGACTCA TTCTTGAGGTGCACCAGTTCTCCCGTGATGCTGGCGTGGCCGAGGCCTGGCTCCTGGGGCAAGAGCCTTACCTGGCCAGCCGGGAGATGGGGCAGAGCGTGGATGAGGTGGAAAAGCTCATTAAACGGCACGAAGCCTTTGAGAAGTCTGCTGCCACTTGGGAGGAACGTTTCTCTGCCCTAGAGAGGCTGACTACG ATGGAACTGTTGGAGGtgaggagacagcaggaggaggaggagaggaagaggaagcccCCACCTCCAGAGTTGTCAGTTACTCCACAGGAGGCAGAGTTTCAGaagcaaag TGTTCCGGCCTCTCTCAACGGGCTCCCATCGGACCAGGACTTCCCTCTG ACCCAGGATGGCGTCGACTCCGTGGATGTGATAAATGGCGTTGCTGAACGCAGCTCTAAGGAGCCAAGTCCTGGTGCATCGCCGACcacaggcaggaagaagaagatgagccAGTCATCTACACTGCCCTCTAAGAACCAGGACCTGATCGGACCCTCTCAGTTGGAAGGACTTCTGCACCGCAAACATGAGTGGGAGGGGCATAATAAAAAGGCTTCCAACAG ATCTTGGCACAATGTGTATTGTGTCATCACCAATGGTGAGATGGGCTTCTACAAAGACAGCAAGGCGGCGGCTCAGGGGGTCTCGTACCACAATGAAGTCCCTGTCAGCCTAAAGGAGGCGACCTGTGACATAGCATCGGActacaagaagaaaaaacacgTCTTTAAACTTAG ACTCACCGATGGAAACGAGTACTTGTTCCAAGCCAAAGATGAG gaggagatgagcTCCTGGATCCAGGCAATCCTGAACACTGCCTCCGGGGACCACGGCAGTAGCCCCAACACGCCGCCATTGGGCCGCGCTCAGACGATGCCGCCGGCTGTGACTTTGGCCTCAGAATCAAGTCctgggaagagagagaaggaaaaggagaaggagaaacgCTTCAGTCTGTTCAGCAAGAAGAAGCAGTGA